The following proteins are co-located in the Pseudomonas synxantha genome:
- a CDS encoding MFS transporter, with protein MNTTTPAREPQALNKLMFAKLMPLLIIAYILSFLDRTNIALAKHHLDVDLGISAAAYGLGAGLFFLTYALSEIPSNLIMHKVGARFWIARIMVTWGLISAAMAFVQGETSFYVLRLLLGIAEAGLFPGVMLYLTYWFNREQRARATGYFLLGVCFANIIGGPVGAALMRMDGLLGWHGWQWMFLLEGLPAVAFAWVVWRKLPDRPSKAPWLSVEEARGIEQRIAVETEEGAGEGGHSLKNWLTPQILLAIFVYFCHQITIYTVIFFLPSIISRYGELSTMSVGLLTSLPWIAAALGAVLIPRFATTPGRCRRLLVTGLLTMALGLGIASVSGPVFSLLGFCLSAVMFFVVQSIVFLYPASRLKGVALAGGLGFVNACGLLGGFVGPSVMGAIEMSTGNAMNGLKVIAVVLVVAAVSALRLRQGQEALHTSNEVGNPEASTR; from the coding sequence ATGAATACCACTACCCCGGCCCGCGAACCGCAGGCCCTGAACAAACTGATGTTCGCCAAGCTGATGCCGCTGCTGATCATCGCCTACATCCTGAGCTTCCTGGACCGCACCAACATCGCCCTGGCCAAGCATCATCTGGACGTCGATCTGGGGATTTCCGCCGCCGCGTACGGGTTGGGCGCCGGGCTGTTTTTCTTGACCTATGCACTGTCGGAAATCCCCAGCAACCTGATCATGCACAAAGTCGGAGCGCGCTTCTGGATCGCCCGCATCATGGTGACCTGGGGCCTGATTTCGGCGGCGATGGCGTTTGTGCAGGGCGAAACCTCGTTCTATGTCTTGCGCTTGTTGCTGGGCATCGCCGAAGCCGGGCTGTTTCCCGGGGTGATGCTGTACCTGACCTACTGGTTCAACCGTGAACAGCGGGCGCGAGCCACGGGTTATTTCCTGCTCGGCGTGTGTTTTGCCAACATCATCGGCGGCCCGGTGGGCGCGGCCTTGATGCGCATGGATGGCCTGCTCGGCTGGCACGGCTGGCAGTGGATGTTCCTGCTCGAAGGTTTGCCTGCCGTGGCGTTTGCCTGGGTGGTGTGGCGCAAGCTGCCGGATCGCCCGAGCAAGGCGCCGTGGTTGTCGGTCGAAGAAGCCCGCGGTATCGAACAGCGGATCGCCGTGGAAACCGAGGAAGGTGCCGGGGAGGGTGGTCATTCGTTGAAAAACTGGCTGACGCCGCAAATCCTCCTGGCGATCTTCGTGTACTTCTGCCATCAGATAACCATCTATACCGTGATCTTTTTCCTGCCGAGCATCATCAGCCGATACGGTGAACTGAGCACCATGAGCGTCGGCCTGCTGACTTCGTTGCCGTGGATAGCGGCGGCACTCGGTGCGGTACTGATCCCACGCTTTGCCACCACCCCCGGGCGTTGCCGTCGATTGCTGGTCACGGGGCTGCTGACCATGGCGCTGGGACTGGGCATTGCGTCGGTGTCGGGGCCGGTGTTCAGTCTGCTGGGCTTTTGCTTGTCGGCGGTGATGTTCTTCGTGGTGCAGTCGATCGTGTTCCTGTACCCGGCCTCGCGCCTCAAGGGCGTGGCGTTGGCGGGCGGGTTGGGCTTCGTCAATGCGTGTGGGTTGTTGGGCGGCTTTGTCGGGCCGTCGGTGATGGGCGCCATTGAGATGAGCACCGGTAATGCCATGAACGGCTTGAAAGTGATTGCCGTGGTGTTGGTGGTGGCCGCAGTGTCGGCATTACGCCTGCGCCAGGGCCAGGAGGCCCTTCACACCAGCAACGAGGTCGGAAACCCGGAAGCCAGCACCAGGTAA
- a CDS encoding MFS transporter: MASLKKASLRNIHRHSWVSLLVCWMIWILNAYDREIVLRLGPTISKHFDLSADQWGSVATVVMLALALLDIPGSMWSDRYGGGWKRARFQVPLVLGYTAISFLSGFKVLSGNLATFVALRVGVNLGAGWGEPVGVSNTAEWWPVERRGFALGAHHTGYPIGAMLSGIVASFVITVFGEDNWRYVFFFAFVVALPLMIFWARYSTAERITALYVDIAAKGMTPPSNAAASTVKGEAWRTFVATLRNRNIALTAGNTLLTQVVYMGVNIVLPAYLYNIVGLSLAESAGMSVVFTLTGILGQLVWPSLSDIIGRRTTLIICGLWMAASVGAFYFANTLTLIIVVQLLFGLVANAVWPIYYAVACDSAEPSATSTANGIITTAMFIGGGLAPVLMGSLIAMGGGWSTLHGYTVCFFVMAGCALGGALLQLFSHRSQAMAVQLEP, encoded by the coding sequence ATGGCAAGTTTAAAGAAAGCGTCGCTGCGCAATATCCACCGGCATTCCTGGGTATCGCTGCTGGTCTGCTGGATGATCTGGATCCTCAACGCCTACGACCGCGAGATCGTCTTGCGCCTGGGGCCGACCATCTCCAAGCATTTCGATTTATCCGCCGATCAATGGGGCAGCGTGGCTACGGTGGTGATGCTCGCCCTGGCCCTGCTGGATATTCCCGGTTCGATGTGGAGCGACCGCTACGGCGGCGGCTGGAAGCGTGCGCGCTTCCAGGTGCCGCTGGTGCTGGGCTACACCGCTATCTCGTTCCTGTCCGGCTTCAAGGTATTGAGCGGTAACCTCGCCACCTTTGTCGCTTTGCGGGTTGGCGTCAACCTGGGTGCGGGTTGGGGCGAACCGGTGGGCGTGAGCAACACCGCCGAATGGTGGCCGGTGGAGCGTCGTGGCTTTGCCCTGGGCGCGCACCATACCGGCTACCCGATTGGCGCGATGCTCAGCGGCATCGTCGCCAGTTTTGTCATCACGGTATTCGGCGAGGACAACTGGCGCTACGTGTTCTTCTTTGCCTTTGTGGTGGCCTTGCCGCTGATGATCTTCTGGGCGCGGTACTCCACCGCCGAGCGCATCACCGCGCTGTATGTCGATATCGCCGCCAAGGGCATGACCCCGCCGAGCAATGCCGCGGCCAGCACGGTCAAGGGCGAAGCCTGGCGCACCTTTGTCGCCACCTTGCGCAACCGCAATATCGCGCTGACGGCGGGCAATACCCTGCTCACCCAGGTGGTGTACATGGGCGTCAATATCGTGCTGCCGGCCTACCTCTACAACATTGTCGGGTTGTCGCTGGCGGAGTCGGCGGGGATGAGTGTGGTGTTCACCCTCACCGGCATTCTCGGGCAACTGGTGTGGCCGTCGCTGTCGGACATCATTGGCCGGCGCACCACGCTGATCATTTGCGGCCTGTGGATGGCGGCGAGTGTCGGTGCGTTCTATTTCGCCAATACCCTGACCCTGATCATCGTCGTGCAATTGCTGTTCGGCCTGGTGGCCAATGCGGTATGGCCGATCTACTACGCCGTGGCCTGCGATTCGGCCGAGCCCTCGGCCACCTCCACCGCCAACGGCATCATCACCACCGCGATGTTTATCGGCGGCGGTCTGGCGCCCGTGTTGATGGGCAGCCTGATCGCCATGGGCGGGGGGTGGAGCACCTTGCACGGCTACACCGTGTGTTTCTTCGTGATGGCCGGTTGCGCCCTGGGCGGCGCGTTGCTGCAACTGTTTTCCCATCGTTCCCAGGCCATGGCCGTACAACTGGAACCCTAG
- a CDS encoding SMP-30/gluconolactonase/LRE family protein has protein sequence MRIEVLVDVKTTLGEGPVWDVEQQRLYWIDSADGRILRCTDDGRELRAWDVGQKIGSMALRKDGKAAIVALQNGVHTLDLNSGDLTLIIDPEPHLPNNRLNDGKVDRQGRFIFGSMDTLEDNASAKLYRLDADFSLHTLDEGIIVSNGPCWSPSGETLYFCDTWSGEIWAYDYDCTSGSVSNRRTFAKVDTSSGGAADGCTVDAEGCLWQALVYAGKLVRYTPDGHVDRIIQMPVKKVTSLTFGGPNLDTLFVTSMAKPPLPRFPGDGQQRGALFAISGLGVQGIAERRFAS, from the coding sequence ATGCGTATCGAAGTGCTTGTGGACGTCAAGACCACCCTGGGCGAAGGCCCGGTGTGGGACGTCGAGCAACAACGCTTGTACTGGATCGACAGCGCCGACGGCCGCATTCTGCGCTGCACCGATGACGGTCGTGAACTGCGCGCCTGGGACGTTGGCCAGAAGATCGGCTCCATGGCGCTGCGCAAAGATGGCAAGGCGGCCATCGTCGCCCTGCAAAATGGCGTACACACCCTCGACTTGAACAGCGGCGACCTCACGCTGATCATCGACCCGGAACCCCATCTGCCGAACAACCGCCTCAATGACGGCAAGGTTGATCGCCAGGGCCGTTTCATTTTCGGCTCCATGGACACCCTGGAGGATAACGCCAGCGCCAAGCTCTACCGCCTGGATGCCGACTTTAGCCTGCACACCCTGGACGAAGGCATCATCGTCTCCAACGGCCCGTGCTGGAGCCCATCCGGGGAAACCCTGTACTTCTGCGATACCTGGTCCGGCGAAATCTGGGCCTATGACTACGACTGCACCAGTGGCAGCGTGAGCAACCGTCGCACGTTCGCCAAGGTCGACACCAGCAGCGGTGGCGCCGCCGACGGGTGCACCGTGGATGCCGAGGGCTGCCTATGGCAGGCATTGGTCTATGCCGGGAAACTGGTGCGCTATACCCCCGATGGCCACGTCGACCGCATCATCCAGATGCCGGTGAAAAAGGTCACCAGCCTGACCTTCGGCGGGCCCAACCTCGACACCCTGTTTGTGACTTCAATGGCCAAGCCACCGCTGCCGCGCTTCCCGGGCGACGGCCAGCAGCGCGGTGCTTTATTCGCCATCAGCGGTCTGGGCGTGCAAGGAATAGCCGAGCGACGGTTCGCCAGCTAG
- a CDS encoding 3-keto-5-aminohexanoate cleavage protein, with protein MSKNRPVIITCAVTGAIHTPSMSPHLPITAQQIADAAIGAAQAGAAIVHLHARDPLDGRPSQDPALFAEFLPQIKAASDVVINITTGGAPTMGVEERLQPVMQFKPELASLNMGSMNFGLYEMLNRFTEFQHDWERPYLEESDDRIFRNTFRDITHILNACAENRTRFEIECYDIGHLYTAAHFLERGLLKPPLFIQSVFGLRGGIGAHPEDLAHMRRTADRLFGDDYVWSILGAGRGQIPLATMGLSMGSNARVGLEDSLWDGPGKLAASNADQVRRIRTVVEALGHRVATPDEAREILGLKGRDQVNF; from the coding sequence ATGTCCAAAAATCGTCCTGTCATCATCACCTGCGCCGTGACCGGTGCCATTCATACGCCGTCGATGTCACCGCACTTGCCCATTACCGCGCAGCAAATTGCCGACGCCGCCATCGGTGCCGCACAAGCCGGCGCAGCGATTGTCCACCTGCATGCCCGTGACCCGCTTGACGGTCGCCCCAGCCAGGACCCGGCGCTGTTTGCCGAATTCCTGCCACAGATCAAGGCGGCCAGCGACGTGGTGATCAACATCACCACCGGCGGCGCACCGACCATGGGCGTGGAAGAACGCCTGCAACCGGTGATGCAGTTCAAGCCGGAACTGGCCTCGTTGAATATGGGCTCGATGAACTTCGGCCTGTACGAAATGCTTAACCGCTTTACTGAATTCCAGCACGACTGGGAGCGGCCTTACCTGGAGGAGAGTGACGACCGGATCTTTCGCAACACCTTCCGCGACATTACCCACATCCTCAATGCCTGCGCCGAGAACCGCACCCGCTTTGAAATCGAGTGCTACGACATCGGCCATCTCTACACCGCCGCCCACTTCCTGGAGCGCGGCCTGCTCAAGCCGCCGCTGTTTATCCAGTCGGTGTTCGGCCTGCGCGGCGGCATCGGTGCGCACCCGGAAGACCTGGCGCATATGCGGCGTACCGCCGACCGCCTGTTTGGCGACGATTACGTGTGGTCGATTCTCGGTGCCGGGCGTGGGCAGATTCCGCTGGCGACCATGGGCCTGTCCATGGGCAGTAACGCCCGCGTCGGCCTTGAGGATTCATTGTGGGACGGCCCGGGCAAGTTGGCAGCGTCGAATGCCGACCAGGTGAGGCGCATCCGCACGGTGGTCGAAGCCCTGGGCCATCGGGTTGCCACCCCCGATGAAGCGCGGGAAATCCTCGGGCTCAAGGGGCGTGACCAGGTCAATTTTTAA
- a CDS encoding SDR family oxidoreductase — protein MSVLQRLQPYPGLRVLISGGAAGIGEVLAAAYLEAGAQVHVCDVSEPALTAFRDKYPGTVATRADVSDAAQIEAVFKVQREHFGGLDVLVNNAGIAGPTGGIDAISDAEWQATININLTAQYRFAHHAVPMLKESSHGHLLHIASVAGRLGYAWRTPYAATKWAIVGLMKSLASELGESDIRVNALLPGIVEGPRMDGVIRARAEQVGVPEAEMRQQYLNKISLKRMVTAEDVAAMALFLCSPAARNVTGQAISVDGNVEYL, from the coding sequence ATGAGTGTCCTACAACGGCTGCAGCCTTATCCCGGGTTACGTGTGTTGATTTCCGGCGGGGCTGCCGGCATTGGTGAAGTATTGGCCGCGGCGTATCTGGAAGCCGGCGCCCAGGTGCATGTGTGTGATGTGAGTGAGCCGGCCCTGACGGCGTTTCGCGATAAATACCCGGGCACTGTCGCTACCCGCGCCGATGTCAGCGATGCCGCGCAGATCGAGGCGGTGTTCAAGGTGCAACGCGAGCATTTTGGTGGTCTGGATGTGTTGGTCAACAATGCCGGTATCGCCGGGCCTACCGGCGGCATCGACGCGATCAGCGACGCCGAATGGCAAGCCACCATCAACATTAATCTCACTGCACAATACCGTTTTGCCCACCACGCGGTGCCGATGCTCAAGGAATCGTCCCACGGCCATTTGCTGCATATCGCCTCGGTGGCCGGGCGCCTTGGCTATGCATGGCGTACCCCTTATGCGGCGACCAAATGGGCCATTGTCGGCCTGATGAAATCCCTGGCCTCGGAGCTGGGCGAAAGCGACATCCGCGTCAACGCCTTGCTGCCCGGGATTGTCGAAGGCCCGCGCATGGACGGCGTGATCCGCGCCCGCGCTGAACAGGTTGGCGTGCCCGAGGCCGAAATGCGCCAGCAATACCTCAACAAAATCTCCCTCAAGCGCATGGTTACCGCCGAAGACGTGGCAGCCATGGCCTTGTTCCTCTGTTCGCCCGCCGCACGCAACGTGACCGGCCAGGCGATCAGTGTCGACGGTAACGTCGAGTACCTGTAG
- a CDS encoding GntR family transcriptional regulator, giving the protein MNDGPLLLPTLRQVSRDTLQDQVYRQIREALMSGRFQPGQKLTIRGLAEALGSSPMPVREALQRLSAENAFEVTETSRLRVRLMTVERLREIRDTRVALEGLLAEKAVLLLQKHDLEEITDLCRQMQHAADEVDVSRYLWTNFAFHRRIYAVAQAELTMAAVENFWLHMGPCFALVAPDKAHLQRSMEAHTRIVDALAARDGAGARAAVTDDIMQAADSLARLLVKNDRARSSVSGGKRA; this is encoded by the coding sequence ATGAATGATGGTCCGCTCCTCCTGCCCACCCTGCGCCAGGTGTCTCGCGATACCTTGCAAGACCAGGTCTACCGCCAGATCCGCGAAGCGCTGATGAGTGGCCGCTTCCAACCCGGCCAGAAACTCACCATCCGCGGTCTCGCCGAAGCCCTGGGCTCCAGCCCCATGCCGGTACGCGAAGCGCTGCAACGCCTGAGTGCCGAAAACGCCTTTGAAGTCACCGAAACCTCCCGCCTGCGGGTACGCCTGATGACGGTCGAACGCCTGCGTGAAATTCGTGATACGCGAGTGGCGCTTGAAGGTTTGCTGGCGGAAAAGGCCGTGCTGCTCCTGCAGAAACACGACCTGGAAGAAATCACCGACCTGTGCCGCCAGATGCAACATGCCGCCGATGAGGTCGACGTGTCCCGCTACCTGTGGACCAACTTCGCCTTTCACCGGCGCATTTATGCGGTGGCCCAGGCCGAATTGACCATGGCCGCAGTGGAGAATTTCTGGCTGCACATGGGCCCGTGTTTTGCCCTGGTCGCCCCGGATAAAGCGCACCTGCAACGCTCGATGGAGGCGCATACGCGCATCGTCGACGCGCTGGCCGCCCGCGATGGCGCTGGCGCACGGGCAGCGGTGACCGATGACATCATGCAGGCCGCCGATTCCCTGGCGCGCCTGCTCGTCAAGAACGACCGCGCGCGGTCGTCTGTTTCAGGAGGTAAACGTGCATGA
- a CDS encoding MFS transporter, translated as MTSPSRPDAASSKVGAVLRVTSGNFLEQFDFFLFGFYATYIAAAFFPAANEFASLMMTFAVFGAGFLMRPLGAIILGAYIDDVGRRKGLIVTLAIMASGTLLIVLVPGYQTIGLWAPALVLVGRLLQGFSAGAELGGVSVYLSEMATPGRKGFYTSWQSGSQQISIVVAAALGYGLNVWMEPAVVADWGWRIPFALGCVIIPFIFVLRRNLQETEEFANRKHRPTMREVLATLASNWTMVIGGMLMVAMTTTAFYLITVYAPTFGKTVLHLSTSDALLVTLLVAVSNFVWLPIGGTLSDRFGRKPVLVAMTALTLITAYPALSYVVNAPSFVHMLETLLWFSFLYGMYNGAMIPALTEIMPVEVRVAGFSLAYSLATAIFGGFTPAISTWFIHITEDKASPAYWMMFAALCALCSTLALYRRANTRGQVMQEAVQ; from the coding sequence ATGACTAGCCCTTCCCGGCCCGACGCTGCCAGTTCGAAAGTGGGCGCGGTATTGCGCGTTACTTCGGGCAACTTCCTCGAACAATTCGACTTCTTCCTGTTCGGTTTCTACGCCACCTATATCGCTGCCGCGTTCTTCCCGGCCGCTAATGAGTTTGCGTCATTAATGATGACCTTTGCCGTGTTCGGCGCGGGTTTCCTGATGCGTCCCCTGGGCGCGATCATCCTGGGGGCCTACATTGATGATGTGGGTCGTCGTAAGGGCCTGATTGTGACCTTGGCGATCATGGCCAGCGGCACCCTGCTGATCGTGCTGGTGCCGGGTTACCAAACCATCGGCCTGTGGGCCCCTGCGCTGGTGCTGGTAGGCCGCCTGCTGCAAGGCTTCTCCGCCGGTGCGGAATTGGGCGGTGTGTCGGTTTACCTTTCCGAAATGGCCACGCCGGGCCGCAAAGGCTTCTACACCAGCTGGCAGTCGGGTAGCCAACAGATCTCCATCGTGGTGGCCGCCGCTCTGGGCTACGGCCTGAACGTGTGGATGGAGCCGGCGGTAGTAGCCGATTGGGGCTGGCGCATTCCGTTTGCCCTCGGCTGCGTGATCATCCCGTTCATCTTCGTGCTGCGCCGCAACCTGCAGGAAACTGAGGAATTCGCCAACCGCAAGCATCGCCCAACCATGCGCGAAGTGCTGGCGACCCTGGCGTCGAACTGGACGATGGTGATTGGCGGCATGCTGATGGTGGCCATGACCACTACAGCTTTCTACTTGATCACGGTGTACGCGCCGACCTTCGGCAAGACCGTCCTGCACCTGAGCACCTCCGATGCCCTGCTGGTGACGTTATTGGTGGCTGTGTCGAACTTTGTCTGGCTACCGATCGGGGGCACCCTGAGCGACCGCTTCGGCCGCAAGCCAGTACTGGTGGCGATGACCGCACTGACCTTGATCACCGCCTACCCGGCATTGTCGTACGTGGTCAATGCACCGAGCTTTGTGCACATGCTCGAAACCCTGTTGTGGTTCTCGTTCCTGTACGGCATGTACAACGGCGCCATGATCCCTGCGCTGACCGAAATCATGCCAGTGGAAGTGCGCGTGGCAGGCTTCTCCCTGGCCTATAGCCTGGCAACGGCGATCTTCGGTGGGTTCACGCCGGCGATCTCCACCTGGTTTATCCACATCACCGAAGACAAGGCATCGCCGGCTTACTGGATGATGTTCGCCGCGCTGTGCGCCCTGTGCTCCACCCTGGCGTTGTATCGCCGCGCCAATACCCGTGGTCAAGTCATGCAGGAGGCTGTGCAATGA